Proteins from one Suncus etruscus isolate mSunEtr1 chromosome 3, mSunEtr1.pri.cur, whole genome shotgun sequence genomic window:
- the LOC126003327 gene encoding 60S ribosomal protein L27 yields MGKFMKPGKVVLVLAGRYSGRKAVIVKNIDDGTSDRPYSHALVAGIDRYPRKVTAAMGKKKIAKRSKIKSFVKVYNYNHLMPTRYSVDIPLDKTIVNKDVFRDPALKRKARREAKVKFEERYKTGKNKWFFQKLRF; encoded by the coding sequence ATGGGCAAGTTTATGAAACCCGGGAAGGTGGTCCTGGTGCTAGCCGGACGCTACTCAGGACGCAAAGCGGTCATCGTCAAGAACATTGATGATGGCACCTCAGACCGCCCATACAGCCATGCCCTGGTGGCTGGAATTGACCGCTATCCACGCAAAGTGACAGCCGCCATGGGCAAGAAGAAAATCGCCAAAAGGTCAAAGATCAAGTCTTTCGTGAAAGTATATAACTATAATCACCTTATGCCCACAAGGTACTCCGTGGACATCCCTTTGGACAAAACCATCGTCAATAAGGATGTCTTCAGAGACCCGGCTCTTAAGCGCAAGGCCCGCAGAGAGGCCAAGGTCAAGTTTGAGGAGAGATACAAGACCGGCAAGAACAAGTGGTTCTTCCAGAAGCTGCGGTTTTAA